One Serinicoccus chungangensis genomic window carries:
- a CDS encoding metallophosphoesterase produces MSTPQFGQHPAPLRTLAHVSDTHLLAGGARQFGAIDTTAHAREALERLTRLDPAPDAIVVTGDLADQGEPAAYRELRAMVEPVATDLGAQVVWVVGNHDERPAYAAELFGLEVGVDDPQDAVYDIGGLRVVALDTTVPGYHHGELREEQLRWLAEVLATPAEHGTVLALHHPPIPVPMVPAAAIIELLDQDRLAAVLEGTDVVSILGGHFHFSSHSTFAGIPVSVAAATCYLEDPAPLGRFTSTLDAHQSVNVVHVYADRVVHTVVPVAPAPEVRGHPAEVVEQLAALTPEQRREMISRKGARSAEG; encoded by the coding sequence CGGCCCCGCTGCGCACCCTCGCGCACGTCAGCGACACCCACCTGCTCGCCGGGGGTGCGCGGCAGTTCGGCGCGATCGACACCACCGCCCACGCCCGGGAGGCCTTGGAGCGGCTCACCCGGCTCGACCCCGCGCCGGACGCGATCGTCGTCACCGGTGACCTCGCCGACCAGGGCGAGCCGGCGGCATACCGCGAGCTGCGGGCGATGGTGGAGCCGGTCGCGACCGACCTCGGCGCGCAGGTCGTGTGGGTCGTGGGCAACCACGACGAGCGCCCGGCCTACGCCGCGGAGCTCTTCGGCCTCGAGGTCGGGGTCGACGACCCGCAGGACGCGGTGTACGACATCGGCGGGCTCCGCGTGGTCGCGCTGGACACCACGGTCCCGGGCTACCACCACGGGGAGCTGCGCGAGGAGCAGCTGCGCTGGCTGGCCGAGGTGCTCGCGACGCCGGCCGAGCACGGCACGGTCCTGGCGCTGCACCACCCGCCGATCCCCGTCCCGATGGTGCCGGCCGCCGCGATCATCGAGCTGCTCGACCAGGACCGGCTGGCCGCCGTGCTCGAGGGCACCGACGTCGTCAGCATCCTCGGCGGGCACTTCCACTTCTCCTCGCACTCGACCTTCGCCGGGATCCCGGTGAGCGTGGCGGCGGCGACGTGCTACCTCGAGGACCCGGCGCCGCTCGGGCGGTTCACCTCGACGCTCGACGCGCACCAGTCCGTCAACGTCGTCCACGTGTATGCCGACCGCGTCGTCCACACGGTCGTCCCCGTCGCCCCGGCGCCGGAGGTCCGGGGCCACCCGGCCGAGGTCGTCGAGCAGCTCGCCGCGCTGACCCCGGAGCAGCGGCGCGAGATGATCTCCCGCAAGGGGGCGCGCAGCGCCGAGGGGTGA